In a single window of the Acidobacteriota bacterium genome:
- a CDS encoding zinc-ribbon domain containing protein → MDFHDKILQCADCGSDFVWTAGEQAFFADKHFTNEPKRCKACKAKRGSRQAQGHGGGQVRERVEIRATCSACGKETTVPFKPSQGRPVYCRECFQQRKTLG, encoded by the coding sequence ATGGACTTCCACGACAAGATCCTTCAGTGCGCGGACTGCGGTTCGGATTTCGTGTGGACGGCGGGAGAGCAGGCGTTCTTCGCTGACAAGCACTTTACGAACGAGCCGAAACGCTGCAAAGCGTGTAAAGCTAAGCGCGGGTCACGCCAGGCGCAGGGTCATGGCGGCGGACAGGTGCGCGAACGCGTGGAGATTCGGGCCACCTGTTCGGCGTGCGGCAAGGAAACGACCGTGCCGTTCAAGCCGAGCCAGGGCCGCCCGGTCTACTGCCGCGAGTGTTTCCAACAACGGAAGACGCTTGGGTAG
- the rpsU gene encoding 30S ribosomal protein S21, with protein sequence MAEVKVQEGESIESALRRFKRKVQQEDIIKDIKKHSFYLKPGDKRRAKQALARKRNRKKIRREAD encoded by the coding sequence GTGGCTGAAGTGAAAGTGCAGGAAGGCGAGTCGATCGAGAGCGCACTCCGCCGTTTCAAGCGGAAGGTGCAGCAGGAAGACATCATCAAGGACATCAAGAAACACTCGTTCTACTTGAAGCCGGGTGACAAACGCCGCGCAAAGCAGGCGCTGGCGCGCAAGCGGAATCGGAAAAAGATCCGTCGAGAGGCGGACTAG
- a CDS encoding STAS domain-containing protein — protein MQIDERTVGSVTILDMKGKMTLGDGDELLRKKVTGVVEKGCKKIVLNLGDVPYIDSAGLGEIVRTYTTVSRQGGSLKLLNLTKRITDLLSITKLLTVFDTFDSEGEAVKSFGA, from the coding sequence ATGCAGATTGATGAACGAACCGTCGGTAGCGTCACGATTCTCGACATGAAAGGCAAGATGACTCTCGGTGACGGTGACGAGTTGCTGCGGAAGAAGGTCACCGGTGTTGTCGAGAAGGGATGCAAGAAGATTGTGCTCAACCTTGGCGATGTGCCGTACATCGACAGCGCAGGGCTGGGCGAGATTGTGCGGACCTATACCACGGTGAGCCGTCAGGGCGGCAGTCTGAAGCTGCTCAATCTCACCAAGCGCATCACGGATCTGCTGTCGATCACCAAGCTGCTCACGGTGTTCGATACGTTCGATTCCGAGGGCGAGGCCGTCAAGAGCTTCGGCGCCTGA
- a CDS encoding decaprenyl-phosphate phosphoribosyltransferase, whose protein sequence is MIHFLKSLRPEQWTKNLIVFAGLLFQPGARELFNPVALGRTAAAFGAFCLLSGVVYVFNDIVDQDADRRHPVKSSRPIASGAISPALAGSLAAILTIGALGVSFLLSWSFGLVAVSYLVLQALYSGPLKHIVIVDVLTIAFGFVLRAVAGAVAIDVPISHWLLVVTILLALFLALSKRRHELVMLADGAISHRPILGEYSPYLLDQMISVVTASTLVAYIFYCISPETSQKFGTDMLGLTIPFPLYGIFRYLYLVHQREGGGSPSEMLMNDRPLLVCVVLWAVVVVVILYRPFGV, encoded by the coding sequence GTGATCCACTTCCTCAAGTCGCTGCGTCCCGAGCAGTGGACCAAGAACCTCATTGTGTTTGCCGGGCTGCTGTTTCAGCCCGGCGCCCGCGAACTGTTCAATCCGGTCGCGCTCGGCCGAACAGCCGCGGCGTTCGGCGCCTTCTGTCTCTTGTCGGGCGTGGTCTACGTCTTCAACGACATCGTGGACCAAGACGCGGACCGGCGGCATCCGGTCAAGTCGTCCCGGCCCATCGCATCCGGTGCCATCTCGCCCGCGCTGGCAGGCAGCCTCGCTGCGATCCTGACGATCGGCGCCCTCGGCGTGTCCTTCCTGCTGAGCTGGTCGTTCGGCCTGGTGGCTGTCAGTTATCTGGTGCTGCAGGCACTCTATTCGGGTCCGCTCAAGCACATCGTGATTGTCGACGTGTTGACGATCGCTTTCGGCTTCGTTCTGAGGGCCGTGGCGGGCGCCGTGGCGATTGATGTGCCAATCAGCCACTGGCTGCTGGTGGTGACGATTCTACTGGCGCTGTTTCTCGCCCTGAGCAAGCGCCGGCACGAACTGGTGATGCTGGCGGACGGGGCGATCAGCCATCGCCCGATTCTGGGTGAGTACAGCCCGTACCTGCTGGACCAGATGATCTCGGTGGTCACGGCGTCGACGCTGGTGGCCTACATCTTCTATTGCATCAGCCCGGAGACGTCCCAGAAGTTCGGGACCGACATGCTGGGACTGACGATTCCCTTTCCCCTGTATGGCATCTTCCGCTACCTGTACCTCGTGCACCAGCGTGAGGGAGGGGGCAGCCCTTCCGAAATGCTCATGAACGACAGGCCGCTGCTGGTCTGCGTGGTGCTCTGGGCCGTGGTGGTGGTGGTGATCCTGTACAGGCCATTTGGAGTGTGA
- the purE gene encoding 5-(carboxyamino)imidazole ribonucleotide mutase, whose protein sequence is MTPIQVQILMGSDSDAPIMRGAVEVLRELGISCEMTVASAHRSPARVQRIMADAPARGVQVFIVGAGAAAHLAGMVAAHTAKPVIGVPIDSSPLLGLDALLSTVQMPPGVPVATVAIGKSGATNAGVLAAQILAIADPALAERVVAYKARLADKVEQAAARVAADEK, encoded by the coding sequence ATGACGCCAATCCAGGTTCAGATTCTGATGGGCTCCGATTCGGACGCCCCGATCATGCGCGGCGCCGTCGAGGTACTGCGCGAACTGGGCATCTCGTGCGAGATGACCGTCGCGTCGGCCCACCGATCGCCGGCGCGGGTGCAGCGCATCATGGCCGACGCTCCGGCTCGCGGCGTCCAGGTGTTCATCGTTGGCGCCGGAGCGGCTGCCCACCTGGCCGGCATGGTGGCTGCACACACCGCGAAGCCCGTCATCGGCGTGCCCATCGACTCGTCGCCCCTGCTCGGCCTCGACGCGCTGCTGTCGACCGTGCAGATGCCGCCAGGCGTGCCGGTGGCCACCGTCGCGATCGGAAAATCGGGAGCGACGAATGCCGGAGTGCTGGCTGCCCAGATTCTGGCGATTGCCGATCCGGCCCTTGCCGAACGTGTCGTCGCGTACAAGGCCCGGCTCGCCGACAAAGTCGAGCAGGCGGCCGCACGCGTAGCCGCTGACGAGAAGTAG
- the purD gene encoding phosphoribosylamine--glycine ligase: MKVLVVGGGAREHALVWKLAAEPGVDSVVCAPGNVGISRTARCVPVTADDPAALLALIEREHIDFTVIGPELPLTRGVVNILTRAGHPCCGPSREAARLESSKAFAKDVMARCGVPTARHLTCDSAAAALDAVSRAPFGYPVVLKADGLAAGKGVVIAPDRAAAAVAIHDMMVERRFGEAGAQIVIEEHLQGRETSFFVLTDGVNARVLPSAEDHKRAYDGDEGPNTGGMGAFCPSPMIDTTTAERILDQIVLPTLGGMAAAGNPYRGFLYCGLMMTTGGPRVIEFNARLGDPETQVMLPAIDEDLLPHLVDGSRGALKSGVCRVRAEAHVGVVMASGGYPGRFETGKTIGSLAEVESLPDVWVFHAGTAQRGETIVTNGGRVLTVVGRGRDFQTARTTAYDAVSRITFDDAHFRRDIGLRAIEGEAAPRVGRGGHS; the protein is encoded by the coding sequence ATGAAAGTTCTGGTCGTTGGCGGCGGTGCCCGCGAACACGCTCTCGTCTGGAAGCTGGCCGCCGAACCCGGTGTCGATTCGGTGGTCTGCGCGCCGGGCAATGTCGGCATAAGTCGAACGGCCCGGTGTGTCCCGGTGACCGCCGACGATCCGGCTGCCTTGCTCGCGCTGATCGAGCGCGAGCACATCGACTTTACCGTCATCGGCCCGGAACTCCCGCTCACCCGGGGCGTTGTCAATATTCTGACGCGCGCCGGTCACCCCTGCTGCGGTCCCAGCCGTGAGGCGGCACGTCTGGAATCGAGCAAAGCGTTTGCGAAAGACGTGATGGCACGCTGCGGTGTGCCCACCGCGCGCCATCTCACGTGCGACTCCGCAGCCGCCGCGCTCGACGCGGTCAGCCGCGCGCCGTTCGGTTACCCGGTGGTCCTCAAAGCCGATGGTCTTGCGGCCGGCAAAGGCGTGGTCATCGCGCCAGACCGGGCCGCCGCCGCCGTCGCTATCCACGACATGATGGTGGAGCGCAGGTTCGGCGAAGCCGGCGCCCAGATCGTCATCGAGGAACACTTGCAGGGCCGCGAAACCTCCTTCTTCGTCCTGACCGACGGGGTGAATGCGCGCGTCCTGCCGTCGGCGGAAGATCACAAACGCGCCTACGATGGCGACGAAGGGCCCAACACCGGAGGCATGGGCGCATTCTGCCCGAGCCCGATGATCGACACGACGACCGCCGAGAGGATTCTCGACCAGATTGTCCTGCCCACCCTCGGTGGGATGGCCGCCGCTGGAAATCCCTACCGCGGCTTCCTCTACTGCGGCTTGATGATGACGACGGGGGGACCCCGTGTCATCGAGTTCAACGCGAGACTCGGCGACCCGGAAACCCAGGTGATGCTGCCGGCGATTGACGAAGACCTGCTGCCGCACCTGGTGGACGGATCCCGCGGCGCATTGAAATCCGGAGTGTGCCGTGTGCGCGCCGAAGCCCATGTCGGAGTTGTTATGGCGTCTGGCGGTTACCCGGGTCGGTTCGAGACCGGCAAGACAATTGGCAGCCTCGCCGAGGTAGAGTCGTTGCCGGACGTATGGGTGTTTCACGCCGGCACCGCGCAGCGTGGCGAGACGATCGTCACCAATGGCGGCCGGGTTCTGACCGTCGTCGGCCGCGGGCGGGACTTTCAAACCGCGCGGACCACGGCGTACGACGCCGTATCGCGCATCACGTTCGACGACGCGCACTTCCGGCGCGACATCGGGCTGCGGGCGATTGAAGGGGAAGCCGCCCCCCGTGTCGGCCGGGGTGGACATTCGTAG
- a CDS encoding glycosyltransferase: MKLAFIVQRYGSDILGGAEYMCRLWAERLAERHDIEVLTTCAWDDVSWKNEYPEGSDRVRGVTVRRFANAQTRDIDAFNRYSDWIFNHAHSRSDELEWLRQLGPWCPALVEYLKRHHQTFDALIFFTSLYAPTVLGIQVAPQRSILVPTAHDEAAMHLGIYEEVFGSAAGIAYNTEVERRFVASRFSIRAIAQETIGCGVDLPPVAHGPGGQAEAADGEDDEQQTADDRLPRSSFGGRGGAFRRRHRLHGPIALYGGRIEKGKGCEELVEYFRTYHAEGGEAQLVLMGVKLMPLPEDPAIRFAGLLPDRERTQALEAATVVVVPSPYESLSLLALEAFAAGTPILANARSEVLVAHCVSSRAGL; encoded by the coding sequence GTGAAGCTAGCTTTCATTGTCCAACGGTACGGCTCGGACATTCTGGGTGGCGCGGAGTACATGTGCAGGCTGTGGGCCGAGCGGCTCGCAGAGCGCCATGACATCGAGGTGCTGACCACCTGCGCGTGGGATGACGTCTCCTGGAAGAACGAATATCCCGAGGGCTCCGACCGGGTCCGGGGCGTGACGGTCCGGCGCTTCGCCAACGCGCAGACGCGCGACATCGACGCGTTCAACCGCTATTCGGACTGGATCTTCAACCACGCGCATTCACGCTCGGATGAGCTGGAATGGCTGCGTCAGCTCGGGCCCTGGTGCCCGGCGCTCGTCGAGTACCTGAAACGGCACCACCAGACGTTTGACGCATTGATTTTCTTCACGTCCCTCTACGCACCGACAGTCCTGGGCATCCAGGTCGCGCCTCAGCGCAGCATTCTCGTGCCAACCGCGCATGACGAGGCCGCCATGCATCTCGGGATCTACGAGGAGGTCTTCGGCAGTGCGGCCGGCATCGCGTACAACACCGAGGTCGAACGGCGGTTTGTCGCGTCGCGCTTCTCTATTCGCGCGATTGCCCAGGAGACCATCGGCTGTGGAGTGGACTTGCCGCCGGTTGCGCACGGTCCCGGCGGACAGGCCGAAGCCGCCGACGGAGAAGACGACGAACAGCAGACCGCGGACGACCGACTGCCGCGGTCGTCGTTTGGCGGCCGGGGCGGTGCGTTCAGGCGCCGGCACAGGCTGCACGGCCCGATCGCGCTCTATGGAGGGCGCATCGAGAAGGGTAAGGGCTGCGAGGAGCTCGTGGAGTACTTCCGCACCTATCACGCCGAAGGCGGCGAGGCCCAGCTCGTGCTGATGGGCGTGAAGCTGATGCCGCTGCCGGAGGACCCCGCTATCCGCTTTGCCGGGCTCCTGCCTGACCGTGAGCGCACCCAGGCGCTCGAGGCGGCCACCGTCGTCGTCGTGCCGTCACCCTACGAGAGCCTGTCGCTGCTGGCACTCGAGGCGTTTGCCGCGGGCACACCCATCCTGGCGAACGCCAGGAGCGAGGTGCTCGTCGCTCACTGCGTGAGCAGCCGCGCCGGGTTGT
- a CDS encoding glycosyltransferase family 4 protein, with protein sequence MKIAIVVQRYGLDINGGAELHARYVAEHLSRHVEVEVLATCARDYITWANELPEGVEELKGVRVRRFPVSRQRVVKQFARRSERVLEQTHSLADELAWLDSEGPTSPALIRHISENQDCYDYFIFFSFRYYHSYHGIRAAASRSLLVPTAEREGAVGLSMFGPVFRATRALMYNSFEERAMIHAVSGNAEVPDVVVGIGSEVPETTRPGRFRQHHGIESPFVVYVGRIDGNKGCQELFAYFQRYARTVSGDLMLVLIGNSILPIPDHPRIRHLGFVSDEDKFDAIAASEALIMPSYFESLSMVALEAWAMGKPVLANGRCDVLRGQCIRSNGGLYYENYGEFRETLNLIESSRPLAQSLGSNGRAYYLRHYDWPVIERKYMDMLHRLQQADRAALPVAGVDPLPGWWARRRMNCRPANDVVRDLPSGASLKTGRRS encoded by the coding sequence GTGAAAATCGCCATCGTTGTCCAGCGGTACGGCCTCGACATCAACGGGGGGGCGGAGTTGCACGCCCGTTACGTTGCGGAGCATCTGTCGCGCCACGTCGAGGTCGAGGTCCTGGCCACGTGCGCCCGCGACTACATCACGTGGGCCAATGAGTTGCCCGAGGGTGTCGAGGAGCTGAAAGGCGTCCGCGTGCGGCGGTTCCCGGTCAGCCGGCAGCGAGTCGTCAAGCAGTTCGCGCGGCGTTCGGAGCGCGTGCTGGAACAGACACACTCGCTCGCCGATGAGCTGGCGTGGCTTGACAGCGAGGGACCGACCTCGCCGGCGCTCATCCGGCACATCAGCGAGAATCAAGACTGCTATGACTATTTCATCTTCTTCAGCTTCCGGTACTACCACTCGTATCACGGCATCCGGGCCGCCGCATCGCGGTCGCTGCTGGTGCCGACGGCGGAGCGGGAGGGCGCAGTCGGGCTGTCGATGTTCGGGCCGGTGTTCCGAGCAACCCGGGCGCTGATGTACAACTCGTTCGAGGAACGGGCGATGATCCACGCGGTGTCTGGCAATGCCGAGGTACCGGACGTCGTGGTGGGTATCGGATCCGAGGTTCCCGAGACGACCAGGCCCGGACGCTTCCGGCAACACCACGGCATCGAGTCGCCGTTTGTCGTGTATGTCGGGCGGATCGACGGGAACAAGGGCTGCCAGGAGCTGTTCGCGTACTTCCAGCGGTACGCGCGCACGGTCAGTGGCGACTTGATGCTGGTCCTGATAGGCAATTCGATCCTGCCGATTCCCGATCATCCGCGCATCCGCCACCTGGGATTCGTCTCGGACGAGGACAAGTTCGACGCGATCGCGGCCTCAGAGGCTCTCATCATGCCGTCGTACTTCGAGAGTCTCTCGATGGTGGCGCTCGAGGCCTGGGCGATGGGCAAGCCGGTGCTGGCCAACGGGCGGTGCGACGTGTTGCGCGGTCAGTGCATCCGGAGCAACGGCGGCCTCTACTACGAGAACTACGGGGAGTTTCGAGAAACGTTGAACCTCATCGAGAGCAGCCGGCCGCTGGCCCAATCGCTCGGCAGCAACGGTCGCGCCTATTACCTGCGGCACTACGACTGGCCGGTCATCGAACGCAAGTACATGGACATGCTGCACCGGCTGCAGCAGGCCGATCGTGCTGCTCTCCCGGTGGCCGGTGTCGATCCGCTGCCTGGCTGGTGGGCGCGCAGGCGCATGAATTGCCGTCCAGCCAACGACGTGGTCAGGGATCTTCCGTCAGGAGCCTCCCTCAAGACGGGGAGGCGGTCGTGA